Proteins encoded within one genomic window of Carassius auratus strain Wakin unplaced genomic scaffold, ASM336829v1 scaf_tig00034501, whole genome shotgun sequence:
- the LOC113081497 gene encoding cold-inducible RNA-binding protein B-like isoform X1, with protein sequence MSDEGKLFIGGLSYETTEQSLEEAFSKYGSIAKVDVIRDRETDRSRGFGFVTFENPEDAKDAMAAMNGKSVDGRMIRVDEAGKSGRRSGGFRGGSSGGRGFFRGGRGRGGGGYGGDRSYGGDRSFGGDRGYGGGDRGYGGGERSYGGGDRSYGGGGYSNRSSGYSGGSGGGYRDNRSQSGYDRSGGSYRDSYDSYASHE encoded by the exons ATGTCTGACGAGGGAAAGCTCTTCATTGGTGGTCTGAGCTATGAGACCACAGAGCAGTCCTTGGAGGAGGCTTTCTCCAAATATGGGTCAATTGCCAAAG TTGATGTCATCCGGGACCGTGAGACGGACCGTTCCAGAGGCTTTGGCTTTGTGACGTTTGAAAATCCAGAAGATGCCAAGGATGCAATGGCTGCAATGAATGGAAAG TCTGTCGATGGCCGCATGATTCGTGTTGATGAAGCTGGCAAATCTGGTAGACGTTCTGGTGGTTTTAGAGGAGGTTCTTCTGGTGGTAGAGGGTTCTTCAGAGGAGGAAGAGGTAGAG GTGGTGGAGGATATGGTGGAGACCGAAGCTACGGAGGTGACCGAAGCTTTGGTGGCGATAGGGGCTATGGTGGTGGTGATCGGGGCTATGGGGGAGGAGAGAGGAGCTATGGTGGAGGTGACCGATCCTATGGTGGTGGCGGATACTCAAACAGGAGTAGTGGATACTCGGGTGGCAGCGGCGGTGGATACAGGGATAACAG AAGCCAGAGTGGATATGACCGTTCTGGTGGATCCTACAGAGACAGCTACGACAGTTATG CTTCacacgagtaa
- the LOC113081497 gene encoding cold-inducible RNA-binding protein B-like isoform X2, which yields MSDEGKLFIGGLSYETTEQSLEEAFSKYGSIAKVDVIRDRETDRSRGFGFVTFENPEDAKDAMAAMNGKSVDGRMIRVDEAGKSGRRSGGFRGGSSGGRGFFRGGRGGGGYGGDRSYGGDRSFGGDRGYGGGDRGYGGGERSYGGGDRSYGGGGYSNRSSGYSGGSGGGYRDNRSQSGYDRSGGSYRDSYDSYASHE from the exons ATGTCTGACGAGGGAAAGCTCTTCATTGGTGGTCTGAGCTATGAGACCACAGAGCAGTCCTTGGAGGAGGCTTTCTCCAAATATGGGTCAATTGCCAAAG TTGATGTCATCCGGGACCGTGAGACGGACCGTTCCAGAGGCTTTGGCTTTGTGACGTTTGAAAATCCAGAAGATGCCAAGGATGCAATGGCTGCAATGAATGGAAAG TCTGTCGATGGCCGCATGATTCGTGTTGATGAAGCTGGCAAATCTGGTAGACGTTCTGGTGGTTTTAGAGGAGGTTCTTCTGGTGGTAGAGGGTTCTTCAGAGGAGGAAGAG GTGGTGGAGGATATGGTGGAGACCGAAGCTACGGAGGTGACCGAAGCTTTGGTGGCGATAGGGGCTATGGTGGTGGTGATCGGGGCTATGGGGGAGGAGAGAGGAGCTATGGTGGAGGTGACCGATCCTATGGTGGTGGCGGATACTCAAACAGGAGTAGTGGATACTCGGGTGGCAGCGGCGGTGGATACAGGGATAACAG AAGCCAGAGTGGATATGACCGTTCTGGTGGATCCTACAGAGACAGCTACGACAGTTATG CTTCacacgagtaa
- the LOC113081497 gene encoding cold-inducible RNA-binding protein-like isoform X3 yields the protein MSDEGKLFIGGLSYETTEQSLEEAFSKYGSIAKVDVIRDRETDRSRGFGFVTFENPEDAKDAMAAMNGKSVDGRMIRVDEAGKSGRRSGGFRGGSSGGRGFFRGGRGRGGGGYGGDRSYGGDRSFGGDRGYGGGDRGYGGGERSYGGGDRSYGGGGYSNRSSGYSGGSGGGYRDNRSQSGYDRSGGSYRDSYDSYE from the exons ATGTCTGACGAGGGAAAGCTCTTCATTGGTGGTCTGAGCTATGAGACCACAGAGCAGTCCTTGGAGGAGGCTTTCTCCAAATATGGGTCAATTGCCAAAG TTGATGTCATCCGGGACCGTGAGACGGACCGTTCCAGAGGCTTTGGCTTTGTGACGTTTGAAAATCCAGAAGATGCCAAGGATGCAATGGCTGCAATGAATGGAAAG TCTGTCGATGGCCGCATGATTCGTGTTGATGAAGCTGGCAAATCTGGTAGACGTTCTGGTGGTTTTAGAGGAGGTTCTTCTGGTGGTAGAGGGTTCTTCAGAGGAGGAAGAGGTAGAG GTGGTGGAGGATATGGTGGAGACCGAAGCTACGGAGGTGACCGAAGCTTTGGTGGCGATAGGGGCTATGGTGGTGGTGATCGGGGCTATGGGGGAGGAGAGAGGAGCTATGGTGGAGGTGACCGATCCTATGGTGGTGGCGGATACTCAAACAGGAGTAGTGGATACTCGGGTGGCAGCGGCGGTGGATACAGGGATAACAG AAGCCAGAGTGGATATGACCGTTCTGGTGGATCCTACAGAGACAGCTACGACAGTTATG AATAG